One region of Acidobacteriota bacterium genomic DNA includes:
- the tnpA gene encoding IS200/IS605 family transposase translates to MKHSYSAIFHHIVFSTRQRQAALDSELELRLFPYLGGICRGLDARLLAVNGGCDHLHLLVLLPATLATAEFVGKLKGNSSRWLRGIRGSLWPGWQRGFAAFSVSRSCIANVERYIRQQKEHHKKKTFEEELIALLEAHGVKFDS, encoded by the coding sequence ATGAAACATAGTTACAGCGCGATCTTTCATCACATCGTTTTTTCGACACGACAACGCCAAGCTGCGCTCGACTCCGAGCTCGAGCTACGCCTCTTCCCCTATCTCGGGGGCATCTGCCGGGGGCTCGACGCAAGGTTACTCGCCGTCAATGGAGGATGCGACCACCTTCATTTGCTCGTTCTTCTACCGGCAACCCTGGCGACGGCAGAGTTCGTCGGGAAGCTGAAGGGAAACTCCTCGAGATGGCTCCGCGGCATTCGCGGAAGTCTGTGGCCCGGCTGGCAGCGCGGATTCGCTGCGTTCAGTGTCAGCCGGTCTTGCATTGCGAATGTCGAACGCTATATTCGGCAGCAAAAGGAACATCACAAGAAGAAGACGTTCGAAGAAGAGTTGATCGCTCTGCTCGAGGCACACGGCGTCAAATTCGACTCATAA
- a CDS encoding glycosyltransferase family 4 protein, whose protein sequence is MRALVSGALHRARQGAGRARAIFRELVRIARVVARILSQLATTAWRTVSSRWRRRPEPPFRIGVDVSPYYEPLTGVGWYLHEILTELSARPDVDIIAYGEAAVTDGSPGLQVELPTGIPLHQFDLRGMQLPWLAGRIAAASQRLLVYADGCDVLWGPNYFLPRRLERSGKPEVFTIHDLTWKRFPELLQKETLEALEKKMQRTIHDAAALITVSEATRHDVLENFDLAPSRAHTVLSGIRRFDSSPDTSRTQRPYILFVSTIEPRKNLDVLIDAYELLRSRGEYQGRLLVAGRVGWKSEETIRRLRTSRWSADITHLDYVTRPELARLYSGADVFVLPSRYEGFGLPILEAMSFDTPVICADVSSMPEVGGDAVLYFQPDDAAELARRIREIVDDPPLRAVLVERGRKRVAELTWTRAAEETLRVMKKAASR, encoded by the coding sequence ATGCGCGCACTCGTATCAGGAGCGCTTCATCGCGCTCGACAGGGAGCCGGCCGCGCCCGGGCGATCTTCCGGGAGCTCGTCCGCATCGCGCGTGTCGTCGCGAGAATCCTCTCGCAGCTCGCGACCACAGCCTGGCGGACAGTGTCCAGTCGATGGCGCCGCCGTCCCGAACCTCCTTTCCGGATCGGCGTCGACGTCAGTCCCTACTACGAACCGCTGACCGGGGTCGGCTGGTACCTGCACGAAATCCTCACCGAGCTCTCGGCTCGCCCCGACGTCGACATCATCGCCTACGGCGAAGCCGCCGTGACGGACGGATCTCCCGGCCTGCAGGTCGAGCTGCCCACCGGAATCCCGCTTCATCAGTTCGATCTGCGCGGAATGCAGCTCCCATGGCTCGCCGGAAGAATAGCCGCCGCTTCGCAGCGGCTTCTCGTCTACGCGGACGGTTGCGACGTTCTGTGGGGTCCGAACTACTTTCTACCGCGGCGGCTCGAACGAAGCGGCAAGCCGGAAGTGTTCACGATTCACGATCTGACGTGGAAGCGATTCCCTGAGCTTCTGCAGAAAGAGACACTCGAAGCGCTCGAGAAGAAAATGCAGCGGACGATTCACGACGCGGCTGCGCTCATCACGGTGTCGGAGGCGACGAGACACGATGTGCTCGAGAATTTCGACCTCGCTCCATCTAGGGCGCATACGGTCCTTTCCGGCATCCGGCGATTCGATTCGTCACCGGATACTTCTCGCACGCAACGCCCCTACATCCTCTTCGTCAGCACGATCGAGCCCCGAAAGAACCTCGACGTCCTGATCGACGCGTACGAGCTGCTTCGATCGCGCGGCGAATACCAGGGTCGTCTCCTCGTCGCCGGTCGCGTCGGCTGGAAGAGCGAAGAAACGATTCGAAGGCTCCGGACGAGCCGCTGGTCAGCCGACATCACCCACCTCGATTACGTCACCCGCCCTGAGCTCGCCAGACTCTACTCGGGTGCCGACGTCTTCGTTCTGCCTTCGCGTTACGAGGGTTTCGGGCTTCCGATTCTCGAGGCCATGTCTTTCGACACGCCCGTGATCTGCGCGGACGTCTCGTCGATGCCGGAAGTCGGCGGCGATGCCGTTCTCTATTTTCAGCCTGACGACGCCGCTGAGCTCGCCCGGCGGATCCGGGAGATCGTGGACGATCCCCCCCTCCGCGCCGTACTCGTCGAGCGGGGGCGAAAGCGTGTGGCCGAGCTCACCTGGACGCGCGCGGCCGAGGAGACTCTGCGGGTGATGAAGAAAGCGGCGAGCAGATGA
- a CDS encoding ABC transporter permease, which translates to MTNYLIRRLLQILPITLGIVTLIFLLIHLIPGDPAIQIAGDGANPAQVAQVRERLGLNKPLLQQYLDFVGGLVKADLGRSFVTNEPVTEEIVDRYPATIELALGSMLIALLVAFPLGMLSGIKRNSIFDNVARVFALIGVSMPNFWLGPLLIMIFAVYLGWLPVSGRDGIENMILPSLTMGLSLSAILTRMIRISISEELGQLYVLTALAKGVSRTKAIFKHALRNALIPVVTIVGLQFGALLTGAIITEQIFAYPGLGRLLIQSITSRDYPMVQGVILVIALTYIVVNLITDLFYAFIDPRISYE; encoded by the coding sequence ATGACCAACTATCTGATCAGACGGCTTCTGCAGATCCTTCCGATCACTCTGGGTATCGTCACGCTCATCTTCCTCCTGATCCATCTCATTCCGGGCGATCCCGCAATCCAGATCGCCGGCGATGGGGCCAATCCGGCGCAGGTCGCCCAGGTGCGTGAACGGCTCGGACTCAACAAACCTCTCCTCCAGCAATACCTCGACTTCGTCGGGGGACTCGTCAAAGCGGATCTCGGGAGGTCGTTCGTCACCAACGAGCCGGTCACCGAGGAGATCGTGGATCGCTATCCGGCGACGATCGAGCTGGCGCTCGGCAGCATGCTGATCGCGCTTCTCGTCGCGTTTCCGCTCGGGATGCTCTCGGGCATCAAGCGCAACTCGATTTTCGATAACGTCGCACGCGTGTTCGCTCTGATCGGCGTCTCAATGCCCAACTTCTGGCTCGGTCCTCTGCTCATCATGATCTTCGCCGTCTACCTCGGCTGGCTTCCCGTCTCCGGAAGAGACGGCATCGAGAACATGATCCTCCCGTCCCTGACGATGGGTCTTTCTCTCTCCGCCATCCTCACCCGGATGATCCGGATCAGCATTTCCGAGGAGCTCGGCCAGCTCTACGTACTGACGGCTCTGGCGAAGGGAGTGAGCCGGACCAAAGCGATCTTCAAGCACGCGCTCCGCAACGCGCTGATTCCGGTCGTTACGATCGTCGGCCTCCAGTTCGGCGCGCTGCTGACCGGAGCGATCATCACCGAGCAGATCTTCGCCTACCCGGGCCTGGGCCGATTGCTGATCCAGTCGATCACGAGCCGTGACTATCCGATGGTGCAGGGGGTGATTCTCGTCATCGCGCTGACCTACATCGTGGTCAATCTCATCACCGATCTCTTTTACGCCTTCATCGACCCGAGGATCTCGTACGAATGA
- a CDS encoding glycosyltransferase family 4 protein: MSRDPRLIVDGRPLVGNRTGIGVHVAEVLARLGFDPAPVVAAHAPIENLSRLEGVELRVDRSLNGITWQQFRLPSVARRVGAGVLWGPHGTIPWTIRIPAVVTIHDLTSIMMPRLHSLRTIFSFNLFIGRSLSIATKIVAVSRHTAEMVERGFDVPRAKIEIVPNAASSFFSPGPADELPVGLDPGSYILFAGTVEPRKGVADLLDAWEALSRPRPRLVVAGGRGWKLDALEQRIESLGPEVVRTGRVTDAALRSLYRGALVTVYPSHYEGFGIPVLEAMQCGSPVITTTGGALPDVAGEAAILVEPGRPAELLSAIRRVLESQDLRHDLAARGQERSRHFSWDASAESYATIFREAARSRG; the protein is encoded by the coding sequence ATGAGCCGCGATCCGCGACTCATCGTCGACGGACGGCCGCTGGTCGGGAACCGGACCGGCATCGGCGTCCACGTCGCCGAGGTCCTGGCGCGGCTCGGGTTCGATCCGGCGCCGGTCGTCGCGGCACACGCGCCGATCGAGAATCTCTCGCGCCTCGAAGGCGTCGAGCTCCGCGTCGACCGATCACTCAACGGAATCACCTGGCAGCAGTTCCGCCTCCCCTCGGTCGCCAGGCGAGTCGGAGCCGGCGTCCTCTGGGGCCCTCACGGTACGATTCCATGGACGATCCGGATACCCGCCGTCGTCACGATTCACGACCTGACCTCGATCATGATGCCGCGCCTTCACTCGCTCAGGACAATTTTCTCGTTCAATCTCTTCATCGGACGAAGCCTGTCGATCGCGACGAAGATCGTCGCGGTGTCGCGGCATACCGCTGAAATGGTCGAGCGGGGCTTCGATGTCCCTCGCGCAAAGATCGAGATCGTTCCGAACGCAGCGTCGTCCTTCTTTTCTCCGGGACCGGCTGACGAGCTCCCCGTGGGGCTCGACCCCGGCTCCTACATCCTCTTCGCCGGAACGGTCGAGCCGCGGAAGGGTGTCGCCGATCTGCTCGACGCCTGGGAAGCGCTGAGCCGGCCACGTCCCCGTCTGGTCGTCGCCGGTGGACGCGGCTGGAAGCTCGATGCGCTCGAGCAGCGGATCGAATCGCTGGGGCCCGAGGTCGTTCGGACAGGACGCGTCACGGACGCGGCGCTCCGAAGCCTCTACAGAGGCGCGCTGGTCACAGTGTATCCCTCCCACTACGAAGGATTCGGGATCCCGGTGCTCGAGGCGATGCAGTGCGGCTCCCCGGTCATCACGACGACTGGCGGCGCTCTCCCCGACGTTGCCGGGGAGGCCGCGATCCTCGTCGAGCCCGGCCGGCCGGCGGAGCTGCTGAGCGCGATCCGTCGAGTCCTCGAGAGCCAGGATCTTCGGCATGATCTCGCCGCACGCGGACAGGAGCGATCCCGCCATTTTTCCTGGGACGCGAGCGCCGAATCCTACGCGACGATCTTTCGGGAAGCCGCACGGAGCAGAGGCTGA
- a CDS encoding glycosyltransferase family 4 protein, giving the protein MARIAIDCRKIGDFGIGVWIRSLLTGLVEIDSPHQFLVLGPHHLKDDVPGDSRFVHVPLESPHYSFRELVVVGRTAEKHGAGLLHSPHYVVPMTRLPVVTTVHDLIHLRVPGLSIHARTYARVMLRRAVLSSERVLVPTEAVANEIVRRWPKARKPIVTGCGIDPLLERTEAGERIPGLQPRRYFLYVGNDKPHKNVQRLVEAFRPIHRRHPETLLVLVGGDFRRFDDPGIVHPGFVTPGTLRTLYEQALAVVQPSLFEGFGLPVLEAMWFGTPVAIASIPPLLEVAGDAGLTFDPESVRSIEDTLAQLVNSSDLRRHMAEASRSQAARYTRAGQASKVSEAWGEVLS; this is encoded by the coding sequence ATGGCGCGGATCGCGATCGACTGCCGCAAGATCGGCGACTTCGGGATCGGGGTCTGGATCAGATCGCTCCTCACGGGACTCGTGGAGATCGATTCTCCTCACCAGTTCCTCGTCCTCGGTCCCCATCATCTGAAAGACGACGTTCCCGGAGATTCGCGATTCGTCCACGTCCCGCTGGAGAGTCCTCACTATTCATTCCGTGAGCTCGTCGTCGTCGGGAGAACCGCGGAGAAGCACGGGGCCGGTCTCCTCCACTCGCCTCACTACGTCGTGCCGATGACACGTCTTCCCGTCGTCACGACGGTGCACGACCTGATTCATCTGCGCGTTCCCGGCCTCTCCATCCACGCCCGGACGTACGCTCGAGTCATGTTGCGCCGTGCGGTCCTCTCCTCGGAGAGGGTCCTCGTCCCGACCGAAGCCGTTGCGAACGAGATCGTCCGGCGCTGGCCGAAAGCGAGGAAACCGATCGTCACGGGATGCGGAATCGATCCCCTTCTCGAACGGACGGAAGCGGGTGAGCGGATTCCGGGTCTCCAGCCCCGCCGATACTTCCTCTATGTCGGCAACGACAAGCCCCACAAGAACGTACAGCGGCTGGTGGAGGCGTTCCGCCCGATTCACCGGCGCCATCCCGAGACTCTCCTCGTACTTGTCGGCGGCGACTTCAGGAGATTCGATGATCCCGGAATCGTTCATCCCGGTTTCGTCACACCCGGAACGCTTCGAACTCTCTACGAACAGGCGCTCGCGGTCGTTCAGCCTTCGCTGTTCGAAGGATTCGGACTTCCCGTTCTCGAGGCGATGTGGTTCGGGACGCCGGTCGCGATCGCCTCGATTCCTCCTCTTCTCGAGGTAGCCGGCGACGCAGGGCTGACGTTCGATCCCGAATCGGTCCGATCGATCGAGGACACCCTCGCGCAGCTCGTGAACTCTTCCGATCTGCGGCGCCACATGGCAGAGGCGTCGCGAAGCCAGGCCGCTCGCTACACCAGAGCTGGCCAGGCGTCGAAGGTCTCGGAAGCGTGGGGCGAGGTGCTTTCATAG
- the ruvB gene encoding Holliday junction branch migration DNA helicase RuvB, giving the protein MTDNESRILSSIPEPDDLTVELSLRPRQLSEYIGQKKVKENLQISVEAARRRGEPIDHVLLFGPPGLGKTTLAHIIANEMNAGIRATSGPVIERSGDLAAILTNLEPNDALFIDEIHRLQPQVEEILYSAMEDFKLDLVIGQGPAARTISVEIPPFTLIGATTRAGLLSAPLRSRFGIVHRLDFYDMDSLRIIVERSAEILGISITREAANEIAKRSRGTPRIANRLLRRVRDFAEVRHEGAIDLEGTREALQMLEVDDFGLDEIDRKILLTIIERFDGGPVGLSALASSISEDKGTIEDLYEPYLIQIGFLHRGPRGRVVSGDAVRHLGYPESRASRQSRLF; this is encoded by the coding sequence ATGACTGATAACGAATCCAGAATCCTTTCATCCATCCCGGAGCCCGACGACCTGACCGTCGAGCTGTCGCTTCGCCCGCGGCAGCTCTCCGAGTACATCGGTCAGAAAAAGGTGAAGGAAAATCTCCAGATCTCGGTGGAAGCGGCGCGACGCCGGGGGGAGCCGATCGATCACGTCCTTCTTTTCGGACCGCCCGGGCTCGGAAAAACGACATTGGCTCACATCATCGCGAACGAGATGAACGCCGGGATCCGCGCCACTTCGGGGCCCGTGATCGAGCGCTCCGGAGATCTCGCCGCGATCCTCACCAACCTCGAGCCCAACGACGCTCTCTTCATCGACGAGATCCACCGGCTTCAACCTCAGGTCGAGGAGATCCTCTACTCGGCGATGGAAGACTTCAAGCTCGATCTGGTGATCGGTCAGGGCCCCGCGGCCCGAACGATCAGCGTCGAGATCCCGCCGTTCACGCTGATCGGAGCGACGACCCGCGCCGGGCTGCTGAGCGCTCCGCTTCGCTCCCGGTTCGGAATCGTTCATCGACTCGACTTCTACGACATGGACTCACTCAGGATCATCGTCGAGCGCTCCGCCGAGATTCTCGGAATCTCGATCACGCGCGAAGCAGCAAACGAGATCGCGAAACGTTCCCGGGGCACTCCGAGAATCGCGAACCGCCTGTTGCGCCGCGTGAGGGACTTCGCCGAGGTGCGTCACGAGGGAGCGATCGATCTGGAGGGGACGCGCGAGGCGCTCCAGATGCTCGAAGTCGACGATTTCGGGCTCGACGAGATAGACCGGAAGATTCTGCTCACGATCATCGAACGATTCGACGGCGGACCGGTCGGCCTGAGCGCGCTGGCGTCGTCCATCTCCGAGGACAAGGGAACGATCGAGGACCTCTACGAGCCCTATCTGATCCAGATCGGCTTCCTCCACCGGGGTCCGCGAGGGCGCGTCGTTTCGGGCGACGCCGTGCGCCATCTCGGCTATCCGGAGAGCCGCGCTTCCCGCCAGTCACGACTTTTCTGA
- a CDS encoding ABC transporter permease, with the protein MRMRRIREAFRNNFALKVGVAATLLVILMALLAPVVAPHHPSMQYDGAILEKPSGEYLLGTDELGRDVLSRILYGARVSLRVGFSVVLIASSIGILLGAMSGYFGGILDTIIMRISDILLAFPGILLAIALVAVLGPSLNNVVFALSIVGWVGYARLVRGQVLKVREMEFVTAAEALGARSPRVILWHVLPNVINPVIVMATLGLAGAILAEAALSFLGLGVQPPTPSWGSMLDSGRQYIGAANHLTIFPGVAIMIAVMGLNFLGDGMIDAFDPKYRKTVKE; encoded by the coding sequence ATGAGAATGCGAAGGATCAGGGAGGCGTTCCGCAACAACTTCGCGCTCAAAGTCGGCGTGGCCGCGACCCTGCTGGTCATTCTGATGGCACTGCTGGCGCCGGTAGTCGCTCCGCACCATCCCTCGATGCAATACGACGGGGCAATTCTCGAGAAACCATCCGGCGAGTATCTGCTCGGAACCGACGAGCTCGGGCGCGATGTTCTCTCGAGGATTCTCTACGGAGCACGAGTCTCCCTCCGGGTCGGCTTCAGCGTCGTCCTGATCGCATCGAGCATCGGCATTCTCCTCGGTGCGATGTCGGGGTACTTTGGAGGGATTCTCGACACGATCATCATGCGGATCAGCGACATCCTTCTCGCGTTCCCGGGGATTCTTCTGGCGATCGCGCTCGTGGCCGTCCTCGGGCCGAGCCTCAACAACGTCGTTTTCGCTCTTTCGATCGTCGGATGGGTCGGTTATGCGCGGCTCGTGCGCGGGCAGGTGCTGAAGGTCCGTGAAATGGAGTTCGTCACGGCCGCGGAAGCGCTCGGCGCGCGATCACCTCGTGTCATTCTGTGGCATGTCCTGCCGAACGTCATCAACCCGGTGATCGTCATGGCGACGCTCGGTCTGGCCGGCGCGATCCTCGCCGAGGCGGCGCTGTCGTTTCTCGGGCTGGGGGTCCAGCCGCCGACGCCGTCGTGGGGATCGATGCTCGATTCCGGCCGCCAGTACATCGGCGCTGCCAACCATCTGACGATCTTCCCCGGCGTCGCGATCATGATCGCCGTCATGGGGCTGAACTTCCTCGGAGACGGAATGATCGACGCCTTCGATCCGAAGTACCGGAAAACCGTCAAGGAGTAG
- a CDS encoding PAS domain S-box protein, translating to MPLDRGREQVGGVIDRQDVRMLLVIRIVAISSLLLAALIIQSTTDIILPINYLYFVTGLTYALTIVWVLLARVVRSRELHILLQMLGDLVLETMIVYFTGGLDSPFSFLYLISIVTAATMLFRRGALLVASASVIFYGGLVDLMYLGFLPLPSAGLFTPVQWSPARMYVNLATVFGGFYAAALLTSWLSEQLRRAAAELNARRADLARLRALNENVIASITSGLLTLDREGVITFVNYSACHIFGLDERYILGKSIVEIGFFNDLEWKIASHELRNTRLSKGETEIKHSDGSTRTVGYAATPLATLDGEPFGITIIFQDLTERKRLERQLQLRDRMAAVGELSAGIAHEIRNPLAAIAGSAQVLGKGSNLSESERRLLSIVLQESERLDRTIGDFLKFVRPMQPTFESFDIASGLEETLDLLKNSPELSESHRIELRIEGPLATVEADPNQIRQVFWNLARNAIQAMPSGGRLLVRGWREQTRYCVAFSDEGVGMSQEQRDRMFSPFHTSRASGTGLGMAISYRIVQEHGGSIVVEPAEASGTTVTIRLPCEQTSAQSADEVAPATATSDD from the coding sequence GTGCCCCTCGACAGGGGTCGCGAGCAGGTGGGTGGGGTCATCGACCGCCAGGACGTCCGGATGCTTCTCGTCATCCGGATCGTCGCCATCAGCTCTCTACTGCTGGCGGCTCTGATCATTCAGTCGACGACCGACATCATCCTTCCGATCAACTACCTCTACTTCGTGACGGGGCTCACCTACGCCCTCACGATCGTCTGGGTGTTGCTCGCCCGAGTCGTCCGCTCCCGCGAACTGCACATCCTGCTGCAGATGCTCGGGGATCTGGTTCTCGAGACGATGATCGTCTATTTCACCGGCGGACTCGACTCTCCGTTTTCCTTCCTCTATCTGATCTCGATCGTCACTGCTGCAACGATGCTCTTCAGACGGGGAGCGCTGCTCGTCGCATCGGCCAGCGTCATCTTCTATGGGGGGCTGGTCGATCTGATGTATCTCGGCTTTCTCCCGCTTCCAAGCGCCGGCCTCTTCACCCCCGTTCAATGGTCTCCAGCCCGGATGTACGTCAACCTCGCGACCGTCTTCGGCGGCTTTTACGCAGCCGCCCTTCTCACCTCGTGGCTGTCCGAGCAGCTGAGGCGCGCTGCCGCCGAGCTCAATGCGAGACGCGCCGACCTCGCGCGACTTCGTGCGCTCAACGAGAACGTGATCGCTTCGATCACCTCGGGCCTGCTCACCCTCGATCGGGAGGGGGTGATCACGTTCGTCAACTATTCGGCCTGTCACATCTTCGGCCTCGACGAGCGATACATCCTCGGAAAGTCGATCGTCGAGATCGGGTTCTTCAACGATCTCGAATGGAAAATCGCCTCTCACGAGCTCCGCAACACGCGGCTGAGCAAGGGTGAGACCGAGATCAAACACTCCGATGGATCGACGCGTACCGTCGGATACGCAGCCACGCCATTGGCCACACTCGACGGAGAGCCCTTCGGAATCACGATCATCTTTCAGGATCTGACCGAACGAAAAAGGCTCGAGCGGCAACTGCAGCTTCGCGACAGAATGGCCGCGGTCGGCGAGCTGTCAGCAGGCATCGCCCACGAGATCCGCAATCCGCTCGCCGCCATCGCGGGATCGGCCCAGGTTCTCGGCAAGGGATCGAATCTGAGCGAGTCGGAGCGACGGCTTCTCTCGATCGTTCTGCAGGAATCCGAGCGTCTCGACCGGACAATCGGTGACTTTCTCAAGTTCGTCCGTCCGATGCAGCCGACTTTCGAATCATTCGATATCGCAAGCGGGTTGGAAGAAACCCTCGATCTCCTGAAAAACTCGCCCGAGTTGAGCGAGAGTCACCGCATCGAGCTGAGAATCGAAGGCCCGCTCGCCACGGTCGAAGCGGATCCGAATCAGATCCGGCAGGTCTTCTGGAATCTCGCGCGAAACGCGATTCAGGCAATGCCCTCGGGCGGGCGGCTTCTGGTCCGCGGCTGGCGGGAGCAAACCCGCTACTGCGTCGCATTCAGCGATGAGGGAGTCGGCATGTCACAGGAGCAGCGAGACCGAATGTTCAGTCCGTTTCACACCTCCCGGGCTTCGGGAACCGGCCTAGGAATGGCCATCTCGTATCGCATCGTTCAGGAGCACGGCGGTTCGATCGTCGTCGAGCCGGCAGAGGCCTCGGGAACCACCGTCACGATCCGGCTCCCCTGCGAACAGACATCGGCACAGTCGGCCGATGAGGTGGCACCAGCCACGGCGACATCCGATGACTGA